The Chanodichthys erythropterus isolate Z2021 chromosome 12, ASM2448905v1, whole genome shotgun sequence genome contains a region encoding:
- the LOC137032765 gene encoding carbohydrate sulfotransferase 12-like, whose product MGMQRQLQCAFLVGSVFVIFFIIICWDEMRDGTFSLHTASSQDLTHLKLLQAHRRRVIRELCSAKSSLNFKEKLITFDQIPNKALDHLIVDDHHGVIYCFVPKVACTNWKRVMIVLSQNLKAPNGAPYLDPLDVPPALSHEFWRRFGRLSRPLMHHKVKNYTKFLFVRDPFVRLISAFRDKFAKPDEYFYRKYGSTMLQRYANISTPPDSAREAFAAGIRLSFTHFIQYLLDPQTEKERPFNEHWQQMYRLCHPCQIDYDFVGKLETLDEDTEHLLKILGLDKYIHFPPGYKDRTSVDWERDWFANISIADRRKLYNLYETDFKLFEYEKPETLLDE is encoded by the coding sequence ATGGGAATGCAGAGGCAGCTCCAGTGTGCCTTTCTTGTGGGATCAGTATTTGTCATATTCTTCATAATCATTTGCTGGGATGAGATGAGAGATGGGACTTTTTCCCTACACACTGCTTCATCACAAGATCTCACACACCTGAAACTGCTTCAAGCGCATCGTAGACGTGTCATAAGAGAGCTTTGCTCAGCCAAAAGCAGCCTGAACTTTAAAGAGAAATTAATCACATTTGACCAGATTCCGAACAAAGCACTGGACCATCTCATTGTGGATGATCATCACGGTGTTATTTACTGTTTTGTACCGAAGGTAGCATGTACCAACTGGAAACGAGTCATGATTGTGCTCAGCCAGAACCTGAAGGCACCAAATGGAGCTCCATATCTGGATCCTCTTGATGTACCACCAGCGTTATCCCACGAGTTTTGGAGGCGCTTTGGTCGTTTATCACGTCCTTTAATGCATCACAAAGTAAAGAATTACACAAAGTTCCTTTTTGTACGGGACCCTTTTGTACGACTTATTTCTGCTTTCCGGGACAAATTTGCTAAGCCAGATGAGTATTTCTACAGAAAGTATGGCTCCACAATGCTTCAGCGTTATGCTAATATTTCAACCCCCCCTGACTCCGCTCGAGAGGCCTTCGCTGCAGGTATCAGACTGTCCTTTACTCACTTTATTCAGTACCTTTTAGATCCACAGACTGAGAAGGAGAGGCCATTCAATGAACACTGGCAGCAGATGTACAGACTCTGCCATCCGTGCCAAATTGACTATGATTTTGTTGGGAAGCTGGAAACTCTTGATGAGGATACAGAACATTTGTTGAAGATTCTTGGGCTGGACAAATATATTCACTTTCCCCCAGGGTACAAGGATAGGACATCAGTAGACTGGGAGCGAGACTGGTTTGCAAACATATCCATAGCTGATAGGAGAAAACTGTACAATCTTTATGAAACAGactttaaattatttgaatacgAGAAACCTGAGACACTTCTGGACGAGTGA
- the LOC137032790 gene encoding carbohydrate sulfotransferase 12-like, which produces MGMQRQLQCAFLVGSVFVTFFIIIFWDEMRDGTFSLHTASSQDLTHLKLRQAHRRRVIRELCSAKSSLNFKEKLITFDQIPNKALDHLIVDDHHGVIYCFVPKVACTNWKRVMIVLSQNLKAPNGAPYLDPLDVPPALSHEFWRLFGNFSRPLMHHKVKNYTKFLFVRDPFVRLISAFRNKFAKPDEYFYRTYGSTMLQRYANISTPPDSAREAFAAGIRLSFTHFIQYLLDPQTEKKKPFNEHWQQMYRLCHPCQIDYDFVGKLETLDEDTEHLLKILGLEKYIHFPPGLKDRTSVDWERDWFANISIADRRKLYNLYETDFKLFEYEKPETLLDE; this is translated from the coding sequence ATGGGAATGCAGAGGCAGCTCCAGTGTGCCTTTCTTGTGGGATCAGTATTTGTCACATTCTTCATAATAATTTTCTGGGATGAGATGAGAGATGGGACTTTTTCCCTACACACGGCTTCATCACAAGATCTCACACACCTGAAACTGCGTCAAGCGCATCGTAGACGTGTCATAAGAGAGCTTTGCTCGGCCAAAAGCAGCCTGAACTTTAAAGAGAAATTAATCACATTTGACCAGATTCCGAACAAAGCACTGGACCATCTCATTGTGGATGATCATCACGGTGTTATTTACTGTTTTGTACCGAAGGTAGCATGTACCAACTGGAAACGAGTCATGATTGTGCTCAGCCAGAACCTGAAGGCACCAAATGGAGCTCCATATCTGGATCCTCTTGATGTACCACCAGCGTTATCCCACGAGTTTTGGAGGCTCTTTGGTAATTTCTCACGTCCTTTAATGCATCACAAAGTAAAGAATTACACAAAGTTCCTTTTTGTACGGGACCCTTTTGTACGACTTATTTCTGCTTTCCGGAACAAATTTGCTAAGCCAGATGAGTATTTCTACAGAACGTATGGCTCCACAATGCTTCAGCGTTATGCTAATATTTCAACCCCCCCTGACTCCGCTCGAGAGGCCTTCGCTGCAGGTATCAGACTGTCCTTTACTCACTTTATTCAGTACCTTTTAGATCCACAGACTGAGAAGAAGAAGCCATTCAATGAACACTGGCAGCAGATGTACAGACTCTGCCATCCGTGCCAAATTGACTATGATTTTGTTGGGAAGCTGGAAACTCTTGATGAGGATACAGAACATTTGTTGAAGATTCTTGGGCTGGAAAAATATATTCACTTTCCCCCAGGGCTTAAGGATAGGACATCAGTAGACTGGGAGAGAGACTGGTTTGCAAACATATCCATAGCTGACAGGAGAAAACTGTACAATCTTTATGAAACAGactttaaattatttgaatacgAGAAACCTGAGACACTTCTAGATGAGTGA
- the LOC137032818 gene encoding carbohydrate sulfotransferase 12-like, with amino-acid sequence MGMQRQLQCAFLVGSVFVIFFIIIFWDEMRDGTFSLHTASSQDLTHLKLRQAHRRRVIRELCSANSNLNFKEKLITFDQIPNKALDHLIVDDHHGVIYCFVPKVACTNWKRVMIVLSQNLKAPNGAPYLDPLDVPPALSHEFWRRFGRLSRPLMHHKVKNYTKFLFVRDPFVRLISAFRDKFAKPDEYFYRTYGSTMLQRYANISTPPDSAREAFAAGIRLSFTHFIQYLLDPQTEKERPFNEHWQQMYRLCHPCQIDYDFVGKLETLDEDTEHLLKILGLEKYIHFPPGLKDRTSVDWERDWFANISIADRRKLYNLYKTDFKLFEYEKPETLLDE; translated from the coding sequence ATGGGAATGCAGAGGCAGCTCCAGTGTGCCTTTCTTGTGGGATCAGTATTTGTCATATTCTTCATAATAATTTTCTGGGATGAGATGAGAGATGGGACTTTTTCCCTACACACTGCTTCATCACAAGATCTCACACACCTGAAACTGCGTCAAGCGCATCGTAGACGTGTCATAAGAGAGCTTTGCTCGGCCAATAGCAACCTGAACTTTAAAGAGAAATTAATCACATTTGACCAGATTCCGAACAAAGCACTGGACCATCTCATTGTGGATGATCATCACGGTGTTATTTACTGTTTTGTACCGAAGGTAGCATGTACCAACTGGAAACGAGTCATGATTGTGCTCAGCCAGAACCTGAAGGCACCAAATGGAGCTCCATATCTGGATCCTCTTGATGTACCACCAGCGTTATCCCACGAGTTTTGGAGGCGCTTTGGTCGTTTATCACGTCCTTTAATGCATCACAAAGTAAAGAATTACACAAAGTTCCTTTTTGTACGGGACCCTTTTGTACGACTTATTTCTGCTTTCCGGGACAAATTTGCTAAGCCAGATGAGTATTTCTACAGAACGTATGGCTCCACAATGCTTCAGCGTTATGCTAATATTTCAACCCCCCCTGACTCCGCTCGAGAGGCCTTCGCTGCAGGTATCAGACTGTCCTTTACTCACTTTATTCAGTACCTGTTAGATCCACAGACTGAGAAGGAGAGGCCATTCAATGAACACTGGCAGCAGATGTACAGACTCTGCCATCCGTGCCAAATTGACTATGATTTTGTTGGGAAGCTGGAAACTCTTGATGAGGATACAGAACATTTGTTGAAGATTCTTGGGCTGGAAAAATATATTCACTTTCCCCCAGGGCTTAAGGATAGGACATCAGTAGACTGGGAGCGAGACTGGTTTGCAAACATATCCATAGCTGACAGGAGAAAACTCTACAATCTTTATAAAACAGactttaaattatttgaatacgAGAAACCTGAGACACTTCTAGATGAGTGA